A section of the Mesorhizobium loti genome encodes:
- a CDS encoding MBL fold metallo-hydrolase produces the protein MGSFPAIDAADWYETIRMADGVTLIHEPWIKPFFRCNIWHVRGRDRDLLFDTGLGHFSLRAHVPLVSERKLTCVASHTHFDHIGCHHEFPDRCVHRAEAEILADPRNEWTVADRYATDDMFDRLPRGWESSRYRILPAPADRLLLHGDVVDLGDRAFEVIHTPGHSPGGIALYEEKTGILLSGDIVYDGPLIDDAYHSDVPDYVATLLAMRDLDVSVVHGGHFPSFGKVRYRQLIDEYLARKRQAGCHLRQSP, from the coding sequence ATGGGAAGTTTTCCGGCCATCGACGCCGCTGATTGGTACGAGACCATCCGCATGGCCGACGGCGTCACGCTGATCCACGAGCCATGGATCAAGCCGTTCTTCCGCTGCAACATCTGGCATGTGCGCGGCCGCGACCGTGACCTGCTGTTCGACACCGGTCTTGGCCATTTCAGCCTGCGCGCGCATGTGCCTTTGGTGAGCGAGCGCAAGCTGACCTGCGTCGCCAGCCACACGCATTTCGACCATATCGGCTGCCATCACGAATTTCCCGACCGCTGCGTGCACCGTGCCGAGGCGGAGATCCTCGCCGATCCGCGCAATGAATGGACAGTGGCTGACCGCTATGCGACCGACGATATGTTTGATCGATTGCCGCGGGGTTGGGAGTCGTCCCGCTACCGGATCCTGCCCGCCCCTGCCGACCGTCTGCTCTTACATGGCGATGTCGTCGATCTCGGCGACCGAGCCTTCGAGGTGATCCACACACCCGGCCATTCACCCGGAGGCATCGCGCTCTACGAGGAGAAGACCGGCATCCTGCTGTCCGGCGACATCGTCTATGATGGCCCGCTGATCGACGACGCCTACCACTCGGATGTCCCGGACTATGTGGCGACACTGCTCGCCATGCGCGACCTTGATGTCTCGGTCGTGCATGGCGGCCATTTTCCGAGCTTCGGCAAGGTGCGCTACCGCCAGCTTATAGACGAATACCTGGCGCGGAAGCGGCAGGCAGGCTGCCATCTGCGGCAGTCCCCGTAG
- a CDS encoding TetR/AcrR family transcriptional regulator: MATKGAANDAAPPRDRRRERGEASVQRIIDATIELIAEEGLASVTMQRIAEHVGSSNALVVFHFRSKENLFRAVLQYLSDQYDALWVTLVRAPGLSPAERLLGAVDCAQRFARQHPKWVSVFVVFSSDRKSMQIYNEIGLPSDLAYTAEARELLVEISRSGGYAGVDIQTLSESLNYLVHGAWYWDHLNPSSRDTDVLRKTMLLLLHQAFPRHFELMR, encoded by the coding sequence GTGGCAACGAAGGGCGCGGCAAACGATGCGGCGCCGCCCAGGGACCGTCGGCGCGAGCGTGGCGAAGCGAGTGTGCAGCGCATCATCGACGCCACCATCGAGCTCATCGCGGAGGAGGGCCTGGCGAGCGTCACCATGCAGCGCATCGCCGAACATGTCGGCTCGTCCAATGCGCTGGTCGTCTTTCATTTCCGCAGCAAGGAGAATCTGTTCCGGGCGGTGCTGCAGTATCTCAGCGATCAGTATGACGCGCTCTGGGTCACGCTGGTGCGGGCACCCGGCCTGTCACCGGCTGAACGGCTGTTGGGCGCGGTCGATTGCGCGCAGCGCTTCGCCCGGCAGCATCCGAAATGGGTTTCTGTCTTCGTCGTGTTCTCCAGCGACCGTAAAAGTATGCAGATTTACAATGAGATCGGCCTGCCGAGCGACCTGGCCTATACCGCCGAAGCGCGCGAGCTGCTGGTCGAGATTTCGCGCAGCGGCGGCTATGCCGGCGTCGACATACAAACCTTGTCCGAGAGCCTGAATTATCTGGTTCACGGCGCGTGGTATTGGGATCATCTGAACCCTTCCAGCCGTGACACCGATGTGCTGCGCAAGACCATGCTGCTCCTGCTGCATCAGGCATTTCCACGGCATTTCGAATTGATGCGTTGA
- a CDS encoding amidase, translated as MSDLDLCYMPANEALRLFKAKKLSPVELMRATISRAEATRSAINCHTFTHFEEAMELAAKAEAKYAKGARTGALEGLPIGIKDESYIKGKPTSHGSLLSKDAIGGHTSTMNERIMKAGGIVHARTATPEFSCAGYTWSKRWGVTRNPWNRDFTPGGSSGGSAATLASGTSAIATGSDIAGSIRIPASACGLVGFKPPYGRNPDEPPFNLDFYCHTGPLARNVRDAILLQNVMAGPSPLDIATLRPKLRLPLDYKPIKGWKIAFSMDLGSFEVHPDVRKNTLAACDVFRALGATVEEVDLGWGDEVLKAGIAYLEHLFGASLSQLLKKHGKDMTSYARQFAEDGQKSKATEFVATLDVAARMYQTLGPLLETYDVLICPTNALPAVPAEFDQTSDKVEINGKEVNPSLGWVMTTPFNMLSRCPVLTIPSGRAANGVPTGIQIIGRTYSDADVFRAGLAYETAQGQWYGNARTRPAL; from the coding sequence ATGTCCGATCTCGACCTTTGCTACATGCCGGCCAATGAGGCGCTGCGGCTGTTCAAGGCGAAGAAACTGTCGCCCGTCGAATTGATGCGGGCCACCATCAGTCGTGCCGAAGCCACCAGATCGGCGATCAACTGCCACACCTTCACGCATTTCGAGGAAGCAATGGAGCTGGCCGCCAAGGCCGAGGCGAAATACGCAAAGGGCGCCAGGACCGGCGCGCTCGAAGGGCTGCCCATCGGCATCAAGGACGAGAGCTACATCAAGGGCAAGCCGACCTCGCACGGCTCGCTGCTGTCGAAGGATGCCATTGGTGGCCACACCTCGACCATGAACGAACGCATCATGAAGGCTGGCGGCATCGTCCATGCCCGCACGGCGACACCGGAATTCAGCTGCGCCGGCTATACTTGGTCGAAGCGGTGGGGTGTCACCCGCAATCCATGGAATCGCGACTTCACGCCGGGCGGCTCCTCAGGCGGTTCGGCTGCAACGCTCGCTTCCGGCACATCGGCGATCGCCACCGGCTCTGACATCGCCGGGTCCATCCGCATTCCCGCCTCGGCCTGCGGTCTTGTCGGCTTCAAACCGCCTTACGGCCGCAATCCGGACGAGCCGCCCTTCAACCTCGATTTCTATTGCCACACCGGGCCGCTGGCGCGAAACGTCAGGGATGCGATCCTGCTGCAGAATGTCATGGCCGGACCAAGCCCCCTCGACATCGCCACGCTGCGTCCCAAACTGCGCCTGCCGCTCGACTACAAGCCGATCAAGGGCTGGAAGATCGCTTTTTCGATGGATCTCGGTTCCTTTGAAGTCCATCCCGACGTGCGGAAGAATACGCTTGCCGCCTGCGATGTGTTCCGCGCGCTGGGTGCCACGGTCGAGGAGGTCGATCTCGGGTGGGGTGATGAAGTGCTCAAGGCCGGCATCGCTTATCTCGAGCACCTGTTCGGGGCCTCCCTGTCGCAACTGCTCAAGAAGCACGGTAAGGACATGACCAGCTATGCCAGGCAGTTCGCAGAGGACGGGCAGAAATCCAAGGCCACGGAGTTTGTCGCGACCCTCGATGTGGCGGCACGGATGTACCAGACGCTTGGTCCGTTGCTCGAGACCTACGACGTGCTGATCTGCCCGACGAACGCGCTTCCCGCGGTGCCGGCGGAGTTCGACCAGACCAGTGACAAGGTCGAGATCAACGGCAAAGAGGTGAACCCCTCGCTGGGATGGGTGATGACGACGCCGTTCAACATGCTGAGCCGCTGCCCGGTCCTGACCATACCGTCGGGCCGCGCCGCCAATGGCGTGCCGACCGGCATTCAGATCATCGGCCGCACCTATAGCGATGCCGATGTCTTCCGGGCAGGGTTGGCCTATGAAACGGCGCAGGGCCAATGGTATGGAAACGCGCGGACACGGCCGGCGCTTTGA